One part of the Desulfurobacterium indicum genome encodes these proteins:
- a CDS encoding sigma-70 family RNA polymerase sigma factor, whose amino-acid sequence MYEKSRKELVLEHLPLVKKIANKIYRRIPEGIVDFEDLVNTGVIGLMKAIDKYDERKAHFSTYAYIRIRGEITDFLRSLDFMSRGAREKMKNGEADLLKAEMMYMTSIEDVLFHGTDKITIADTLRSDTPDPEEETIIKDLKFRLARAIDNLSEREKLILQLIFVEELDLKSISRILDISVSRISQIKTRALRKLSEILKKDV is encoded by the coding sequence ATGTATGAAAAGAGTCGGAAAGAACTTGTTCTTGAACATTTACCTCTGGTTAAAAAGATAGCTAACAAGATTTACAGGAGAATTCCGGAAGGTATAGTTGACTTTGAAGATCTTGTAAATACGGGTGTTATAGGACTTATGAAGGCAATAGATAAGTATGATGAAAGAAAGGCACACTTTTCCACTTACGCTTATATAAGAATTCGAGGCGAAATAACGGATTTTTTAAGGTCTCTTGATTTCATGTCTCGCGGTGCCCGTGAAAAGATGAAAAATGGTGAGGCGGATCTTTTAAAAGCGGAAATGATGTATATGACAAGTATAGAAGATGTTCTGTTTCATGGGACCGATAAGATTACAATAGCGGACACCTTGAGATCTGATACACCGGATCCTGAAGAAGAAACAATAATTAAAGATTTGAAATTTCGTCTTGCGAGAGCCATTGATAATCTGTCAGAAAGGGAAAAGCTAATACTTCAGCTTATTTTTGTTGAGGAGCTTGATTTGAAGTCAATATCCAGAATTCTTGACATATCTGTATCCCGAATTTCACAGATAAAGACGCGTGCTTTAAGAAAACTTTCGGAGATTTTGAAGAAGGATGTATAA
- a CDS encoding MinD/ParA family protein — translation MNIQAEKLIELVKERHNPKKRRAKFICVASGKGGVGKTNFSVNFSYILSSIFGKRVLLLDGDVGLGNVHVLLGLSPDKNLKMLMKGAEVEDVIQHFEYLDVLLGFSGIDTFQELEDLDVVTVINKLEKISDDYDFIVLDASAGINENVLKFAVSSDTTYVITTPEPTAITDAYALIKSLYKLYKYDSIKLVANMCKNKNEGFSILERIRRSCENFFSFRPKIAGVLPDSNNVKISVRYREPVATAFPADPYTLAIKEIASLETGEIVKDESESFWRKLKNFFKVKG, via the coding sequence ATGAACATTCAGGCAGAAAAATTAATAGAACTGGTTAAAGAGAGACATAATCCTAAAAAAAGAAGGGCAAAATTTATCTGCGTTGCAAGTGGTAAAGGAGGAGTTGGAAAAACTAACTTTTCCGTAAATTTTTCTTACATTCTTTCCAGCATTTTTGGAAAGAGAGTTTTGCTGCTTGACGGAGATGTAGGTTTAGGTAACGTCCATGTGCTTTTAGGTTTAAGTCCAGATAAGAATTTAAAGATGTTGATGAAAGGGGCTGAAGTGGAGGATGTGATCCAGCATTTTGAATACCTTGATGTTTTGCTCGGTTTTTCCGGTATAGATACCTTTCAGGAGCTGGAAGACCTTGATGTTGTTACCGTTATAAATAAGCTGGAGAAGATTTCTGACGATTATGATTTTATAGTTCTGGATGCATCTGCAGGTATAAATGAAAATGTTTTGAAATTTGCAGTTTCTTCGGATACGACTTATGTAATAACTACTCCGGAGCCGACAGCCATAACAGATGCTTACGCGCTGATAAAAAGTCTTTACAAACTTTATAAATACGATAGCATAAAGCTTGTTGCCAATATGTGTAAAAATAAAAATGAGGGTTTCTCCATACTGGAAAGAATAAGACGTTCATGTGAAAATTTCTTCTCTTTCAGGCCCAAAATAGCTGGTGTTTTACCGGATTCAAACAACGTTAAAATTTCCGTAAGATACAGGGAACCTGTAGCTACGGCTTTCCCCGCCGATCCTTATACCCTTGCAATTAAGGAAATAGCTTCCCTTGAAACAGGGGAAATTGTTAAAGATGAATCGGAAAGTTTCTGGAGAAAGCTTAAAAATTTCTTTAAGGTGAAAGGTTAA
- a CDS encoding flagellar biosynthesis protein FlhF yields MSVKILEGDNLETLIEKAKAAYGNDIEILYYEVETKTGWLPFKKKKYYRLFFKEADRKEDETKALKEELDTLKSLLSELREEIKQVPGNNQQEVLPSYVPPPDLPSHIKPTVSSSPNNINFHEFTGDALELLRILESKNVYPDVAREIVEPACGLDLETGKLDLSVPTLREALEKGIAEKVKFTGRISAENKPKIVAFVGPTGVGKTTNLFKIASDLVINQQLKVGVVSIDTFKVGAIQQGRMYANILNIPFFTVSEGKKLKETLANLTDVDVILIDTVGRSHYDYWRLGEIKAILHGSEREMEVNLVISCNYSNEEAIEVVNRYRSIFPVTALLLTKIDETRKPGILLNLPVKTELSLSYLSTGQRVPEDIKLLTPRKVADYLLGDL; encoded by the coding sequence ATGGTTGCCTTTTAAGAAGAAAAAATATTACAGGCTTTTTTTCAAAGAGGCGGATAGGAAGGAAGATGAAACAAAGGCTTTAAAGGAAGAGCTTGATACCTTAAAAAGCCTGCTGTCGGAGTTGAGAGAAGAGATAAAACAGGTGCCCGGAAATAATCAGCAAGAGGTGCTTCCTTCTTATGTTCCGCCTCCAGATTTGCCTTCTCATATAAAGCCTACTGTCTCTTCGTCTCCAAACAATATTAATTTTCATGAATTTACAGGTGATGCTCTTGAACTTTTAAGAATTCTTGAGTCAAAAAATGTTTATCCCGATGTTGCGAGGGAAATTGTTGAACCTGCCTGCGGGCTTGATCTTGAAACGGGGAAGCTTGATTTGAGCGTTCCAACATTGAGGGAAGCTCTGGAAAAAGGTATTGCGGAAAAAGTAAAATTTACCGGAAGAATTTCTGCAGAAAATAAGCCTAAAATAGTGGCTTTTGTAGGACCTACCGGTGTTGGAAAAACAACAAATCTCTTTAAAATAGCTTCGGATCTCGTGATAAATCAGCAGCTAAAAGTAGGGGTTGTCAGCATTGATACTTTTAAGGTTGGAGCGATTCAGCAGGGACGTATGTATGCGAACATTTTGAACATTCCATTCTTTACGGTGTCCGAAGGTAAAAAGCTTAAAGAAACTCTTGCGAATCTTACGGATGTTGATGTGATACTCATAGATACGGTTGGGAGAAGCCACTATGATTACTGGAGATTGGGAGAGATAAAAGCCATTCTTCATGGTTCTGAGAGGGAAATGGAAGTTAATCTGGTGATAAGCTGCAATTATAGTAATGAAGAAGCAATAGAGGTTGTAAATAGATACAGATCCATTTTCCCTGTTACAGCTCTTTTGCTTACAAAGATTGACGAAACGCGTAAACCTGGCATACTTTTAAACCTGCCTGTTAAAACGGAACTTTCTCTATCTTATCTCAGCACCGGACAGAGAGTTCCAGAAGACATAAAATTGTTGACACCGAGAAAAGTGGCAGACTATCTCTTAGGAGACCTATGA